In Flavobacterium praedii, the DNA window CCAGTTGTTCTTTAGCACGCCATACTTCGCTAAAACGTTTCAATATAACAGGATTATATAATCCACCTGCAATTTTGGAAGAATTCTGAGAATCATTATCAAATACCAATATACTTCTATTATATCTCAAAGCACATTCAGCAAAAGAAATACCAGCAAGTCCAGAACCAACAATTAAATAATCAATCATAACTTTGTAATAATTAAAAAACAAAAAACTCTTACCTAAATAAAGTAAGAGTTTTTATTATAAAATAATGGAGTTTTAGTAATTCCACATATCGTGTTCAAAATCACGAATTTTATCTTTAATTCTATCCGATTCTAATAACTGATTCAATGCATTTTCATTTACATATTCAGTAATTAAACGGTCACCATAAACATTTTCTTCCTTGTAAATAATACCACTAAATTGTCGTGAATCTAAAATCCTATCAAAAGAAATTGGCATAGAAGAATTTTTTTCATTAAATGCTAAATAACCGTGAAGATAATCTCGAACAGAAGGATAAAATATCCAAAACAAATCGATATAATCTGGATTGTCATTACCAACTTCTCTAGCTTCAGGAGCAATAGGACAAATTCCTAACAAACGATATTTCAACTCACTTTGACGTTTATCAAAATACCAATATCCTTTCAATTTGTATCCAGTAATATCTTGAGCTGTTAATTCCTTTTTATTAATAAACTGAGGATCTAAAACCTGTCCAGCAGCTGCAGGAATAATAACTTTCTCTCTTTTTCCTTTTACAGTTTTATAAGTAACAGTTTCTTTCGGAAAATAAGCATCACGATTCGCATTAATAATTTCTTTACCAGCATCAGTTGTATCAATGTAAGTAAATGAACTACTCATATCCTTAAAGGTTCTTTTAGTATTAAAATAATCATCCGTATACACTTCAGTTATCTTATTTGTTTTAATCCCTTTTATTAATACATCAAACAAAGATCTCCTGTCTTTACCTATATTAACAGAATCAATAGGGAAATAAAGAGGAAAATTAAAACGTTCGCTCAAATCAACAATCTCCCAAGTTGTTTTTCCCATTAAAATATCTCTATCATCAACATAACCATAAGCTAATGGTTTATCATTATCAAGGGACACTTGAGATTTAGTCTTTACACCTATTTGATCCGGTGTTTTAGCATTAAGCAAATTAGATTGTGCGAATGAAGCAAAACTTCCTGCAACAAATGCTACAACAGCTACTAAATTTTTAGTTTTCATCTTTAATTAATTATTAAGTTATTTAAGTAGGTAAATTTTTAACTTAAATATTATTGTATTTCGTAAATTACTACGGCAGTTCTTGAAAGCATGATATCCGAACCAACTAATTTAGTTTTAATATCTGAAATCGTTACTTGGTCACCTCTTGTTGCTCTTGCTAAAGCAGTTTTACATTGAGCATTAACTCTATCTCCAGATACTATTACAGCAGCTTGTCCAGCAACTTTTAACGTAAACCCAACTACATTTAATTTTACATCAAAATCAAAATCAGGTAATTTTGCTGAAACTTGAGAAACTTCCAAACGAGATTTCGCTCCTTTTACAACTCCCATTTCTCCACCAATAGCTCCAACTGGAGGTGGTATACCTTTGATTCTATAGGTCTTTTTATCAGAAACTTTAGATCCATCAGGCAAAGTTCCAGTCACATTGATAACTACTTCAGATCCCTGACCAGGATTCATATTGTAAGCTCCAGCTTTACCTGCAGAACTTAATCCAGGTGCAGAAGCACTAACTTTGTCAGCTGAAATACCAGCAAAAGAAATAGTCATAGGATTAGTAACTCCTCTGTATACAACATTCATTTTATCAGCAGAAATTGTAGCAGAATTTGGTTTAGGTACTACTACATAATTACCAATAATTGGAATCGCAACAGGTTTACCATCTTCCATAAAAGTAAAATTACCATTAATATCATGTTCACCAACATTACCGGCACCAAAACTAAAATCAACTTGACCATCATGTAGCGCAGATCCAAGATTAAGATTACTACCGTTCACCACAACTTTTGTAGGTACTGTAGATTTATCAAAACGACCTAGTACAATTTTTCCCTTTACCGCTTCACCAGAAAAGAAAGCTGATTTCTCAGGAATTACAATAGCAGTATAATTTTTCATAGATGCTGCAGCTACAGCAGTTGCACCAGTTAATCTGCTTAAAATTTGATTTTCGATAGTATTAACATCATTTTGAGTAGCTGTTAATTTAGCAACTGACGCTATTAAAGGAAAATGTTTAAAATTATAATCTAAATTATTTTTCTTTACACCCTCTTTATCTACAACATCACCAGTATTAAATTTAGTATTAAATTCAGCTACAATATCTTTAAACTTAGGATCATTTCCTAAAGTAGCTACTATAGTAGATTTGTAAGTATCAATAGCAGCTGCTACTTCTTTACCTTTTGCTGATAATCCATCACCACTAAACCAAGATTCATCTAATTTTGATGAATTATCCATAGTCTCGTATGGCAATTTACCGTCTTTTTCTCTTTCAATATCTTTAGTAAAACCTTGTTTAAGAGATTCAATATACTTGTAAAAAGTAGACGATGCAATAGCTACTTTTTTTCCGATTTCATTAGGAACTTTATATTGCTCTGGTTTGTCTTGAGCTTTCATATCCAAATCTGCTAAAATAGCCTCATTTGATGTTATAGCCAAACCATTTGCAGTTTCAAATCTTTCGTTTATTAATCCAAAAGCTGATAATACTTCTTTGGACATATTTAATGCTAACATTGCAATGAAAACCAAATACATAAGGTTAATCATCTTCTGTCTAGGGGTTAGTTTTCCTCCTGCCATTTTTTCTAATTAGTTTATTATTAATTTATTTAAATAGTTAAAAAACTAATTATCCTTTATTACTCATTGCAGTAAGCATTCCTCCATAAACATTATTTAAAGAAGCAATATTTGCGGTCATTGATTGCATTTGTTCTTTTAATTTGCTAGCGTTTTCAGCAATTTCTTTATTAGCTTCAGCATTTCTTGATGCACTTTCTAATTGAACTTTATAAAGACTATTTAAAG includes these proteins:
- the gldN gene encoding gliding motility protein GldN, which encodes MKTKNLVAVVAFVAGSFASFAQSNLLNAKTPDQIGVKTKSQVSLDNDKPLAYGYVDDRDILMGKTTWEIVDLSERFNFPLYFPIDSVNIGKDRRSLFDVLIKGIKTNKITEVYTDDYFNTKRTFKDMSSSFTYIDTTDAGKEIINANRDAYFPKETVTYKTVKGKREKVIIPAAAGQVLDPQFINKKELTAQDITGYKLKGYWYFDKRQSELKYRLLGICPIAPEAREVGNDNPDYIDLFWIFYPSVRDYLHGYLAFNEKNSSMPISFDRILDSRQFSGIIYKEENVYGDRLITEYVNENALNQLLESDRIKDKIRDFEHDMWNY
- the gldM gene encoding gliding motility protein GldM, with translation MAGGKLTPRQKMINLMYLVFIAMLALNMSKEVLSAFGLINERFETANGLAITSNEAILADLDMKAQDKPEQYKVPNEIGKKVAIASSTFYKYIESLKQGFTKDIEREKDGKLPYETMDNSSKLDESWFSGDGLSAKGKEVAAAIDTYKSTIVATLGNDPKFKDIVAEFNTKFNTGDVVDKEGVKKNNLDYNFKHFPLIASVAKLTATQNDVNTIENQILSRLTGATAVAAASMKNYTAIVIPEKSAFFSGEAVKGKIVLGRFDKSTVPTKVVVNGSNLNLGSALHDGQVDFSFGAGNVGEHDINGNFTFMEDGKPVAIPIIGNYVVVPKPNSATISADKMNVVYRGVTNPMTISFAGISADKVSASAPGLSSAGKAGAYNMNPGQGSEVVINVTGTLPDGSKVSDKKTYRIKGIPPPVGAIGGEMGVVKGAKSRLEVSQVSAKLPDFDFDVKLNVVGFTLKVAGQAAVIVSGDRVNAQCKTALARATRGDQVTISDIKTKLVGSDIMLSRTAVVIYEIQ